A genomic window from Methanoculleus caldifontis includes:
- a CDS encoding nucleotidyltransferase family protein, with protein MDTVTREAGGECARIIRILQGNKRYLEETYRFGSIGIFGSCRLGEEREGSDVDILVEFSEVPGIFGFLEASSGTSPRSPAEKWTWSKRARSNPASAAAS; from the coding sequence ATGGATACCGTCACCCGCGAGGCCGGTGGGGAGTGCGCGAGGATCATCCGCATTCTCCAGGGAAACAAGAGATACCTGGAAGAGACCTATCGCTTCGGGTCCATCGGCATCTTCGGCTCGTGCCGGCTTGGCGAGGAGCGCGAGGGGAGCGACGTGGACATCCTGGTCGAGTTCTCCGAGGTGCCGGGGATCTTCGGGTTTCTCGAGGCTTCGAGCGGTACCTCTCCGAGATCCCCGGCCGAAAAGTGGACCTGGTCGAAAAGAGCGCGCTCAAACCCCGCATCGGCCGCCGCATCTTGA
- a CDS encoding HNH endonuclease domain-containing protein has protein sequence MGHASFTSPPPGRFSLSRDLCTVFEHFGGFISGEECLLKKWAEFTAAADRTGTVTEECMLSLLTRTPTTERAVADARNIYQSIFAEEGTLACVWSGKAIHSPEAMHIDHVLPFAVWKNNDLWNLLPALGSINAKKRDHIPDPALLESRRDCIIGYWDLLHDHAPRPFEREIAVSLLGLETPGNNWQDRAFDHLIEKCAYLIHVRGYAAWTP, from the coding sequence ATGGGGCACGCGTCGTTCACCTCACCCCCTCCCGGCCGGTTCTCCCTCTCCCGCGACCTCTGCACGGTCTTCGAGCACTTCGGGGGGTTCATCTCCGGGGAGGAGTGCCTCCTGAAGAAGTGGGCCGAGTTCACCGCGGCCGCGGACAGGACGGGGACCGTCACCGAGGAGTGCATGCTCTCGCTGCTCACCAGGACCCCGACGACCGAGCGGGCGGTCGCGGATGCACGGAACATCTACCAGTCAATCTTTGCGGAGGAGGGGACGCTCGCCTGTGTCTGGTCGGGGAAGGCCATCCACTCGCCGGAGGCGATGCACATCGACCACGTCCTCCCGTTCGCGGTCTGGAAGAACAACGACCTCTGGAACCTCCTCCCCGCCCTCGGTTCAATCAATGCCAAGAAGCGCGACCATATCCCCGATCCGGCGCTCCTCGAATCCCGGCGGGACTGCATCATCGGCTACTGGGACCTCCTCCACGACCACGCCCCCCGGCCGTTCGAGCGGGAGATCGCGGTCTCCCTCCTCGGCCTCGAAACCCCGGGAAACAACTGGCAGGACCGCGCCTTCGACCACCTCATCGAGAAATGCGCCTACCTCATCCACGTCCGGGGGTACGCCGCATGGACCCCCTGA
- a CDS encoding HepT-like ribonuclease domain-containing protein — translation MTAPRDTLDYPDDILDAVEKIEIFTRGMSYEEFSDDARTVYAVTRALEVIGEAAKCIPRGIREDYPGHPWTEMAGMRDKLIHAYFGINRATIWRTIREDIPPFRSAMQALRDDLGMDGSSSGERR, via the coding sequence ATGACGGCTCCGCGGGACACCCTCGACTACCCGGACGATATCCTTGATGCCGTCGAGAAGATCGAGATCTTCACCCGGGGCATGTCGTATGAGGAATTCTCTGATGATGCCAGGACCGTCTATGCAGTCACGCGAGCGTTGGAAGTGATCGGCGAGGCGGCGAAGTGTATTCCCCGGGGGATCAGGGAGGATTATCCCGGGCACCCCTGGACTGAGATGGCTGGTATGCGCGACAAACTGATCCACGCCTACTTCGGGATCAACAGGGCGACCATCTGGAGGACAATCCGGGAAGATATCCCTCCCTTCAGATCCGCGATGCAGGCCCTCCGGGATGACCTGGGCATGGACGGGTCCTCGAGCGGCGAGCGCCGGTAA
- a CDS encoding nucleotidyltransferase family protein — MLTADGILGTLAEHRERIRSLGVRRIGVFGSFVRGEEREESDIDILIEFREGGRSFDTYMDLKFFLEDLFGRRVDLVDRDAIKPALAPHILRSVRYVPGV; from the coding sequence ATGCTTACGGCTGATGGCATCCTCGGCACGCTGGCGGAACACCGGGAACGGATCAGGAGCCTTGGCGTCCGGCGGATCGGGGTCTTCGGGTCGTTTGTCCGGGGCGAAGAGCGCGAAGAGAGCGATATCGATATCCTCATCGAGTTCAGGGAAGGAGGGCGCTCCTTTGACACGTACATGGACCTCAAGTTCTTCCTCGAAGATCTCTTCGGAAGGAGAGTCGACCTCGTCGACCGCGATGCCATAAAGCCGGCTCTCGCACCACACATCCTCCGGAGCGTCAGGTATGTCCCGGGAGTATAA
- a CDS encoding HIT family protein: MDPLTCPFCNPPEEEIVLENSLCYARYDRYPVSPGHLLLIPFRHIPTLFDATDAEQAALLALVREAKALLDGRLHPDGYNVGVNVGKAAGQTVMHLHVHVIPRYAGDVEDPRGGVRGAIPERRVY; encoded by the coding sequence ATGGACCCCCTGACCTGCCCGTTCTGCAACCCCCCGGAGGAGGAGATCGTCCTCGAAAACAGTCTCTGCTACGCCCGCTATGATCGATATCCAGTCAGCCCCGGCCACCTCCTCCTCATCCCCTTCCGCCACATCCCCACCCTCTTCGACGCGACCGACGCGGAACAGGCCGCCCTCCTCGCCCTCGTCCGGGAGGCGAAAGCCCTCCTCGACGGCCGGCTCCACCCCGACGGCTACAACGTCGGCGTGAACGTGGGAAAAGCCGCCGGCCAGACGGTGATGCACCTCCACGTCCACGTCATCCCCCGGTATGCCGGGGACGTGGAAGACCCCCGGGGCGGGGTGCGGGGGGCGATCCCGGAGAGGAGGGTGTACTGA
- a CDS encoding type II toxin-antitoxin system HicB family antitoxin, translating to MGTFTAVLYREEDMYVAECPEIGTVSQGKTVEECDRP from the coding sequence ATGGGGACGTTCACGGCCGTGCTCTACAGGGAAGAGGATATGTACGTCGCGGAGTGCCCGGAGATCGGCACCGTCAGCCAGGGCAAGACGGTAGAGGAGTGCGACCGGCCGTAA
- a CDS encoding RNA-binding domain-containing protein, with protein MQKTRKRLKEELTHLLCKLDDREERAMYEDLGAQLREMMDLPAETEWIEFKEAKTNFDFDDVGRYFSALSNEANLYGKSAGWLLFGITDRSPRKIVGSNYRLTPPGLDRLKEQIAQHTNHLMTFAGVHELTVDGKRVVMFEIPPASRGIPTTWKGVAHGRIHESLGPLALHEIEEIRRQAPLDDWSAKVCEGVTYADLDPEAIAFAREKYKEKFQEKHRDRAKEVDEWDDLTFLTKAKVCNQGRITNTAVILLGKSEAASLLSPAIAHITWVLRDKDEIEVDYAHFGPPLILAVDRVFSKVRNLTVRYISGETLFPLEVTQYDPWVIREALHNCIAHQDYRQAARITVTERPGSLMFTNRGDFIPGTVQRVIERDMPSDQYRNPFLAGAMVELNMIDTIGSGIKRMFRIQRDRNFPMPDYDLDEESVVRVTIPGRLIDERYTWMLIERKDLTLMDVIALDKVQKGRPVTREERDVLREKRLIEGRSPNLYVSASVAAETDTRADYIRKRSFDRAYFKDMVVAYLQTYHEARWPEIEGLLLDKVSDALNEKQKREFIKSLLKEMRKEGTIVTVGKTRGAKWVLTPSSSKKV; from the coding sequence GTGCAGAAGACGAGGAAGAGGCTTAAGGAGGAACTGACTCATCTTTTATGTAAACTGGATGACCGGGAGGAGAGGGCGATGTATGAGGATCTGGGCGCTCAACTGCGGGAGATGATGGATCTCCCGGCCGAAACCGAGTGGATCGAGTTCAAGGAGGCAAAGACCAACTTTGATTTCGATGATGTGGGCAGGTATTTCTCGGCACTGAGTAACGAGGCCAACCTGTATGGGAAATCGGCAGGCTGGCTGCTCTTCGGCATCACTGATAGATCGCCCCGAAAGATTGTCGGCTCAAATTATCGCCTCACTCCTCCTGGCCTCGACCGGCTCAAAGAGCAGATCGCTCAGCATACAAATCATCTGATGACGTTTGCCGGTGTCCATGAACTCACGGTCGATGGGAAGCGGGTGGTGATGTTTGAGATCCCTCCGGCTTCCCGCGGCATTCCCACCACGTGGAAGGGTGTTGCGCATGGCCGTATCCATGAGTCTCTCGGACCTCTTGCCCTCCACGAGATCGAAGAGATACGCCGGCAGGCCCCTCTGGACGACTGGTCTGCGAAGGTCTGTGAGGGGGTGACGTATGCAGATCTTGATCCTGAGGCGATCGCCTTTGCGCGGGAGAAATACAAAGAGAAATTCCAGGAGAAACACCGGGATCGTGCAAAAGAAGTCGACGAGTGGGATGACCTTACTTTCCTTACGAAGGCGAAAGTATGTAATCAGGGTCGGATTACGAATACTGCGGTCATCCTCCTTGGAAAGAGTGAGGCAGCGTCCCTTCTCTCACCCGCAATTGCGCATATCACCTGGGTTCTCAGGGACAAGGATGAGATCGAAGTCGACTATGCCCACTTCGGCCCACCGCTGATCCTCGCCGTCGACAGGGTTTTTAGCAAGGTCCGAAACCTCACCGTCCGCTATATTTCAGGAGAGACGCTGTTCCCCCTTGAGGTGACGCAGTATGACCCCTGGGTGATCCGTGAAGCGTTGCACAACTGCATCGCCCACCAGGACTATCGGCAGGCTGCCCGCATTACCGTGACTGAGAGGCCGGGTTCCCTGATGTTCACCAATCGCGGCGATTTTATTCCGGGGACTGTCCAGAGGGTGATTGAACGGGATATGCCGTCGGATCAGTATCGAAACCCTTTCCTTGCCGGCGCAATGGTCGAGTTGAACATGATCGATACCATCGGCAGCGGGATCAAGCGGATGTTTAGAATACAGCGGGACCGCAACTTCCCGATGCCTGACTATGATCTCGACGAGGAAAGTGTGGTGCGGGTCACGATTCCCGGCCGGCTGATCGACGAGCGGTATACCTGGATGCTGATCGAGCGGAAGGATCTTACGTTGATGGATGTAATCGCTCTCGATAAGGTACAGAAGGGTCGGCCGGTAACCAGAGAGGAGCGAGATGTTCTGCGCGAGAAGAGACTCATCGAAGGGCGATCTCCGAATTTGTATGTGTCGGCGAGTGTCGCCGCCGAGACTGATACGCGGGCAGACTATATCCGGAAGCGGTCGTTTGACAGGGCTTACTTCAAGGATATGGTGGTGGCGTACCTGCAAACGTATCATGAGGCAAGGTGGCCGGAGATCGAAGGCCTGTTGCTGGACAAAGTTTCTGATGCTTTGAACGAGAAGCAAAAGCGCGAGTTCATCAAGTCCCTCCTGAAGGAGATGCGAAAGGAGGGGACGATCGTGACCGTCGGGAAGACGAGGGGCGCGAAGTGGGTGCTCACCCCATCCTCTTCTAAGAAGGTATGA
- a CDS encoding nucleotidyltransferase domain-containing protein — protein sequence MLREFETFVGFRVLAWFLTHPTGEIHINKLAREIGVSPGSVKAYADAFERDGLITVTRLGTARLLSLDNDSFAVRELKRACMALLLVRAGIEDLAPESIAVAVYGSTAAGTFDEQSDVDILIIGDESQVDHGRVPALEAETDREVQLTVVPYYRWEQMKEEGDPFVASVLRNHMLVRGVRL from the coding sequence ATGCTCCGGGAGTTCGAGACGTTTGTCGGGTTCCGGGTCCTCGCCTGGTTCCTCACTCACCCCACGGGCGAGATCCACATCAATAAACTCGCCCGGGAGATCGGGGTCAGTCCGGGAAGCGTCAAAGCGTATGCCGATGCCTTCGAGCGCGACGGGTTGATCACCGTCACGCGCCTCGGCACCGCACGGCTCCTCTCCCTCGACAACGACTCCTTTGCCGTCCGGGAGTTGAAGCGGGCCTGCATGGCCCTCCTGCTCGTCCGGGCAGGCATCGAGGACCTCGCGCCGGAGAGCATCGCGGTCGCGGTCTACGGGAGCACTGCGGCGGGGACCTTCGATGAGCAGAGCGACGTCGACATTCTGATCATCGGTGACGAGAGTCAGGTCGATCACGGCCGGGTGCCGGCACTTGAGGCGGAGACCGATCGAGAGGTGCAGTTGACGGTTGTCCCCTACTACCGGTGGGAGCAGATGAAAGAGGAAGGCGACCCGTTTGTCGCGAGCGTCCTGCGAAACCACATGCTTGTTCGAGGGGTTCGCCTATGA
- a CDS encoding HepT-like ribonuclease domain-containing protein produces MSREYNLYLHDILEAIGRIERYTRGMDYEEFLANYLVQDGVIRNLMVIGEAVKLIPEPLKCEHADISWRKIAGMRDILIHAYFGIHNEIVWDVVRNKIPELQIAIRQMLDSEAA; encoded by the coding sequence ATGTCCCGGGAGTATAACCTCTATCTCCACGATATCCTGGAGGCCATTGGGAGAATTGAGCGGTATACTCGGGGAATGGATTACGAGGAGTTCCTGGCAAACTACCTGGTGCAGGACGGAGTGATCCGGAACCTCATGGTCATCGGGGAGGCCGTGAAACTCATCCCCGAACCGCTGAAATGCGAGCATGCCGATATTTCCTGGAGGAAGATTGCAGGGATGCGCGACATCCTCATTCACGCATACTTCGGGATCCATAACGAGATCGTGTGGGACGTTGTCAGGAACAAGATCCCTGAATTACAGATTGCAATCAGGCAGATGCTCGATAGCGAGGCTGCCTGA